In Akkermansia muciniphila ATCC BAA-835, the genomic stretch CGTGGTCCCCGTCAGGTTAAAATGGCCCTGGGCCGGGAGGCAGCGTTCCGGACGGTGGATGGAGTTGTTTAAATCATGACCGGATTTCACGATGGAAACGCGGCACAAAACGGGTACGGTTTCCGTCGCATCCAGACTGATGGGGAGTTCCTGCACGTAATCCGCTTTGGAAAATTCCGTATCCGGGGCCAGGATGCCCCGTTCCTGTTCGGATTCCTGCCGGCGCGTGCCGTGCCAGCCGTACGGATTCATGCCTGTGGGGAGATCCATGCTGATGGAGGAGTCCTGCACTTCCCCCCTGCGTGGCATCAGGTAAGTGCCGCCGAGCATGACGGACAGCAGAAAAGGGATGATGAGAATTTTGAGCGTTTTAATATTCATGGCGGCGGAAACGCTTAATGGGACTTGTTCATCTTAACAACCAGCTTCTTGCGCTGTGACGGCTTCCAGATGAGTTCCCCGGCCAGCAGGGAGTGGACGGCTGCCAGGCCGAAAAGGCTGATAGGGAAAAAAAACAGCAGGCCGGACCAGTCATGCCAGGTTTTTGACGCAAACTCGGGATTTCCGTATTCCGCCATCACCACGATGCTGGTGATGCGGACACCGTTGCCGATGACGGCCAGGGGAATCGCGCTGAGGAAGAGCACGCATTTTTTCCAGAATTTCAAGTCGGACAGGTAGGCCCAGGCTGCGGACAGCATGAGCAGTGCCATCAGGGAACGCATGCCGCTGCACCCTCCTGCAATATTGAAGGCATCCCAGTGTCCGCCGGTAGAGCGGATATTGGTGCCCTGCAGATAGGTGTCCACCCCGAAGATGCTTGCCCCCCAATGCCCCAGTTCCGTCGCGATGATTTGAAGCCCCACCGTAGCCTGCTGGAAGGAGGGCAGGGGGATGCACAGCCAGAAAAAGAGCAGCGGGAAGGCGCACAGCCTGGCGGTCTGCGGTCCGGCCAGGTACCAGGCCCCGCCCAGTAAAATCAGGGGAAGAGCGCCTACGGCCACGCGAGGCTGCCCCACGCGGAAGGAAAGCATCAGAAGCATGATCGCCGGGATGAAAAGAATCAGGCCGCGCCAGTCCATGCGTCTGGGTGCCTGGGCAATTATCTTTCTGGCATGGTACAGCATGAAGATGATGATGGGAACCACCAGCCAGCCGTGTTCATAATCCGTTTGCTTGTTCCAGGAGGAAATGAGCCACTGGATGCTGTTTTCATTTCCGAATGAACCGAATTCCGGGAATGCCAGATAGTTCAGCGCCAGCAGCAGCGTGCTCACGGCCAGGGCGGCGATCATGGGGGCGGTCAGAAATCTCTCTTTGCCATCAGGAACGGGGGAATCCATCATGGAGAAAAATCAAATTGTGAGAATTAAGTATTGCGATTATGCGGGCCTGTGTTCAGAATGCGTCCGCTTTTCAGTTTCCGGTATGAAGATTATCAGCGGTACAGCACACAGAGAACTTGCGGAGCGCATTGCGCAAAGCGTAGGCATTCAGTTGACGAACGTCACGGTGAATACTTTCCCCGATGGGGAAAGTTTTGTAAAGATAAATGAAAACATCCGGGGCAAGGATGTTTTCCTCATTCAGCCCACCTGCCCTCCCACGAACCATAATATTATGGAATTGTGCGTGATGGTGGACGCCGCCCGCCGCGCCAGTGCCGGACGCATCACGGCTGTTGTTCCTTTCTTCGGGTATGCCCGCCAGGATCGCAAGGACCAGCCCCGCGTTCCCATTACCGCCAAGTTGGTGGCCAATCTGCTGACGGCCGCCGGAGTGGACCGCGTGCTGACTATGGATCTCCATGCCGCCCAGATCCAGGGATTCTTTGATATTCCGGTGGATCACCTGTACGCCGCCCCCGTTTTAATCCGTCACCTGCGCGAACATTATGTTAAAGACCTCAAGAAACTGGTCGTCGTCTCCCCGGACGTGGGCGGCGTGAAAATGGCTCGCGCGTATTCCGACGCGCTGGGTGCGGAATTGGCCATTGTTGCCAAGCACCGCGTCAACGCCACCCATGTGGAAGCCATGAATGTCATTGGTGACGTGGAAGGGCGCGATGCCGTTCTGATTGACGACATGACGGAAACCGCCGGCACCCTGTGCGCTGCCGCCAATATCCTGAAGGAACGGGGAGCCCAGCGCGTGTTCGCCTGCGTTTCTCACGGCGTGCTGGGGGACATGGCCCGCGAACGGATTTCCGGTTCCTGCATTGAACGCGTTCTTACCTCCGACACCGTTCCCATGGCCTATGGCCCCAAAGTGGACTGTGTCAGCGTGGGAGACCTGCTGGGCCATGCCGTGCAGCGCATACATGACGGAGAATCCGTATCATCATTATTTGACATTTAGACAATTTTAGTGCAGAGTCCTGCGCCCTGACCTGAGTACCGGTTTACGCGGGTTCGGAAATCCCGGCGGGGCCTCTGCCTGAACCCGATTAGGAAACATCATCAATCAACACTCAATATTGCCTCTATAAAACATGGCTACATCCCATTCCCTCAAGGCCGAAACGAGAGCCTGCGGCTCCGGTAATCTGAAGCAACTCCGCAGCCAGGGCCTGGTTCCCGGCGTGGTTTACGGTCCCGGTTTTGACAACGTCAATATCCAGGTTGACGCCCGTGAATTTGCCCGCATGCTGGCTTCCGCCGTTTCCGAACACATCCTCGTGGCCCTGGATATCAACGGCAAGATCGTGAAGGTTCTCCTTAAGGAAGTGCAGCACAACCCCATCACCAACGCCTGCCTGCATGTGGACTTTCAGGCTGTGACCGATACCACGGTCATCCATTCCATTGTTCCCGTCATTCTGGAAGGCGATTCCGCCGGCGTGGCCCTGGGCGGCGTTCTGGACCAGACCATTCACGAACTGGCGATTATCTGCCAGGTGAAGGATCTGCCGGAAGCCATTACCGCTGACATTTCCGGTTTGAAACTGGGTGAAAGCCTGCGCATTACCGATCTCAAACTCCCCTCCGGCGTAACCACGGAACTGGCCGGGGATGTGATTGTGGCTATTGTGGAAGCTCCCCGTGTTTCCGGCGAGGAAGCGGCTCCGGCTGCTGAAGAAGCTGTTGCCGAGAAATAAGTTTGATACGCCTGTTTCTTCTTTTACCGGGTCCGGAGCCGTTTTTGCGGCTCCGGGCTTTTTTTTGTCGCCAACAGGGCATCTTTTGGTAAAGTGCAGGATACGTATTTGCCTGATCAATCTGGAAAAAGCCTTAGATTTATGAACAAGTCCCTCATATTGGTGTTGACCGCATTCGTTCCGCTTGCAGCTGCAGATGAAGTAAAACTCAAGGATGGAACCGTTTACAAAAATTGCACGGTAGAAGTGGAAACGCCGGAAAGCGTCAGCCTCCTGGTTCCCGTGTCCGGAGGTATCAAGGATTCCGTAACCGTGAAGAGGGATTTGATTGAATCCATCAGGAAGGCGACTCCTGATGAACTGGAGGCTGCTCGAATCGGCAAAATGTATGCCAAACCGGAAACCATGAATGCCGGGGATTTGGAAAAAGCCTTGGCGGACCTGGACAAGACCATTAAGAAAAATCCCCAGGGCCTTGCTCATGACGCCGCCGTCAAGGCAAGAGCCAGAGTAGTGGTTTTGCTGGAGGAAAAGAAATTGACGGAGGAAGCCCGGGCCGCCCAGAATGCCAGGGAGGAGGCGGAAGTGACCGTGCGCACCAAATACGACCATGAGGCCAATAAGCTGCTGAAGCGTTTCAAGGCGCTTGCCGTGCGCAATCCATACCAGGCCATGGCCGTGTATGACCGCTTGCGCGACGGTTATCCCGGTTCCGCCGCCTTGGCGGATGCCTATCCGGATGCCGCCAGAATCGCCGGACAGCTCAACCGTAAGCTGGAGGTCATGATCGCCGCCAAGGAAAAGTCCTTGGAGAAGGAACGTGAAGCCCTGAGAAAGGAGGAAGAGAAGCGCCGGGGAAATCCCAAACTGACCAAGGAACAGCGCCAGGTGTTGATGGATGCTTTCCAGAAAAGGCAGACTGCCATCCGGGAACGTGAAAACCAGCTCACGGAAGTGTACCGGGCTTTGCGCAAGAAGGTCAAGGAACGCGGGGACCGGTGGTTTGAACCTACGGCAGGTTCTTTGGAAGCCATGAGAGACCTTAAGCTGGTAGCCGCTACGGATGCGGAACGCTTAAAAAAACAGGACCCGGAAAACGGAGCCGGTTCCGCTGCGCTGGAAAAGGCCTGGAATCTGTGTGACGAGAAAAAATTTGACGAGGCTATGGAGGTTCTGACGGAACTCCGGACCGCCCAGGTTCCCAGGGAATACTATGAGGAACTGACGGAAACGGTGCGCGTGGGGTTGCGGGAACAGCGCGCCCGTGAACGCGCCGAACGTGCGGAAGCGGCGCGCAAAGCCCGTGAAGACCGGGATAAGAAACGCCAGGAGGAAAGAGAGGCGGCCGCCAAGGCCAAAAAGAAATAATTCTGCCGTTTTCCGGAGAAAACGCTCCGGAGGAATATGGCGGAAATGGCGTTTACGGACGGGATGGATCAAGTATGTGTTGATTCCATCCTGCCCGTCAGGCTTTCCGGCCGTTGATTTCGCGCAATTCGTTGTCAGAGATTCCTGAGGTTTTTCTGTCGGAGCGGGGCCGGAGGCGTGTTCCTTTGACGGTCTGCATGTTTTTGCGGGGAGAAGAGGGCAAATCTTTCCCCATGCGATATTTCCTGCTTTCTTCCGCCGCGTCTTCAGTATAGAAGTGTTGCATGAGGAACGCTTCTTGCAAACGGGTCACGGGTGAAACGGACATCAGCATGGAACTGAACCTGGACGGCACGGGATGCGCCGCCGTCGCAACGGGGCATGCGTTTTTTGACCATATGCTGGATTTACTGGCCCGCCATTCCCTGATGGACCTGACCCTTCAGGCCCGCGGAGACCTGGAAGTAGACGCCCACCACACGGTGGAGGATGTGGGAATCGTTCTGGGGGAATGCATTAAAAATGCACTGGGGGACAAAAAGGGCATTGTTCGCTACGGCTGTTCCTACCTGCCCATGGATGAAACTCTTACGCGCGTGGTGATGGATTTGAGCAACCGTCCGTATGTAGCTTTCCGTATTCCGGAAGGCGGTCTGCCGGATGCCCCCAACTTTCCGCTGACCCTTTGCGAGGAATTCTGCCGTGCGCTGGCCAATAACCTGCGTTGCAACCTGCATGTGGAAGTGCTTTACGGCAGGGATGGCCACCACATTGCGGAATCTGTCTTCAAGGGCATCGCCCACGCGTTGCGGCAGGCTGCGGCGATTGATCCCCGAGCCGCCGGGACGCTGCCTTCAACCAAGGGAATGCTGTAAAATACATGAAACTTGGCGTGATTGATTACGGTGCGGGCAATCTCCGCAGTGTGCTGAACACCTTTGAGGCCGCCGGCGTGACCGGTCATCTGGTGCGTACTCCGGAAGATGCGGCGGGCGTAACCCATTTGGTTCTTCCCGGCGTGGGCGCCTTCGGCGACTGTGCAGAAAAGCTGCGCCGCCAGAATCTGGTGCCCCTGGTCCGGGCATGGATAGAGCGGGACAGGCCTTTTCTGGGTATCTGCGTGGGCTATCAGGTTCTTTTTGAAAGCGGGGAAGAAAGCGGGCAGGTTCCCGGACTGGGCATCCTCAAGGGGCGCGTGGTTCGATTTTCAGAATCGGAACTCAAGGTGCCTCACATGGGGTGGAACAGCGTGGCTCTCACTGATCCCGCCGATCCCATCTGGAAAGGCATGGGGAAGGAACCGTACTTTTATTTCGTGCATTCCTATTATCCCCAGCCGGAGGATGAATCCCTGATTGCCGCTTTCTGCACCTACGGCGTGCGTTTTGCTGCCGCTGTCAGGCACGGCAATCTGGTCGCCACCCAGTTCCACCCGGAAAAAAGCCAGAAACTGGGCGTGAAACTGCTGAAAAACTTTATTTCCCTGTGAGCCGGAAATTACCGGCTCACAGACTGCCGCTCTTTTTCCTGACAGCAAGGGGCAAGGAGGAGCGGTGAATCAAATGAAACGTCATTCTCGAAAAGCAGCCTTATTAAAAAGACGCCGGGATTAATTTCATTGAAACCCTTCGGACGGCACCTCCGTAGACCTTCATGGCTCAGTTTTTCCCTGTATGGAAAATAGCCAGGGCAAGAGGAGTGGCAAACTTATTTCTTACCGCCGGTTCCTGGTCAATATTGCTTAGGGGGCGGGGAATATTTGTTGAGCGGGGGGCAGAGGGGGGGGGAAGGGATGGTAATCCATAAGAAAAGAACCGCCCCTTCGCGGAGACGGTTCTTTTTGATAAGAAAGCAAGGAGCGGATATTTCGTCCGCATGGGCCGGATTTTAGCCGAGCACCTTGTAATACTGAAGGTGAATCTGGGGATTCAGGCGAAGGCGTTCGCGGATGGGCCTGATGGCGGAAGGTTCCGCAGAGAACGTGTAGGTCACATACTGCCCGGCGGAAAGGTGGTTGGATTCGTAGGCGAATTCGCGGCGGCCGGCGTTTTCCGTGGCGGTGATGTCGGCGCCTTCTTCCTTCATCGCGGCGGCTACGGTGCTGATCAACTCCTCGACGGGAGTTTCCGTACCCTTCATGTTGAATACGATAAGAGCTTCGTAATTTCTCATGGTCTTGTGATAATTAGAAATGTGTCGTGCGAACGGTGCGCACCTTGCGGGCAAGTAAGGTGCAATGATTGCCTTCAGAAAGCAAGCCTATTTTTTACCTTGTTTCCGGGAACATGCCGTTTCCTGCGTTTTACTCTCCCCACGGCGCGGAAGAATTGTTCTGCATGGCGTTTCCTGCCGTTGTCCTTAGCGGAGGAGGGCGGGATTTCCGGTGAGGAATCCGGAAAAGCGGCAGATAGAGGCGGCGGAGAGTTTTTCCGGGCTTTCTGTCCTGCCGCCTGAACAATGGTGCCGGTTCCAAAAAAGGATCATGACAAGGAGGCCTTGGAACTTTACGCCGCAGATGAATTAACGATGCGTTATTTTTTGGAATCAGGAAGAAGGAGAAAGGGCTTCTCCCTGATGGGGTGATATTCCGGTACTGGGATTCACCCCCGGAACGGGATGGTGCAGGTATGGCGGGAAAAATTCCGGAAAGAAGAAAAACGTTAACGCCTCCGCGCCATCTGTACGGCCAGCTGGAAGGCGTGGATGGTGCTGGACGGATTGGCTTTTCCGGTTCCCGCCAGGTTGAAGGCGGTACCATGGTCCGGGCTCAGCCGGGGGCGGGGAAGGCCCAGGGTGACGTTGACGGCGGTATGGAAGTCCACCAGCTTCAGCGGAATCAACCCCTGGTCATGGTAAGGGGCCAGCACGGCGTCATAGTTTCCTTCCACGGCATCCCGGTACACGCAGTCCGGGACGGAAGGCCCGTCAAATGCAGCATCCGGATGGATCGCCCTCAGCCGTTCCACGGCCGGGGCAATGATGTTCCCGTCCTCATCGCCGAAAGCGCCGTGTTCCCCGGCGTGGGGGTTCAGGGCTGCCAGGGCGATACGCGGGCGCATGATTCCTTTGCGGATGCAGAAGTCTTTCAGCAGGGTTCCGATGCGGACCAGTTCCTCTGTTTCCAGCAGGGAAGGCACGCTTTGGAGGGAAGTATGAATGGTTGCCAGCCCCACCGTCAACCGTTTCCCGGTCAGGCACATGGCGTAATTGTCCGTTTTCAGGCGTTCTGCAAAGAATTCCGTCTGCCCCGGCCAGCGGAAACCTGCCTCATGCAGGGTTTCCTTGCAGACGGGGGCGGTGACAACAGCGTCAACCGTTCCTTCCCGCAGGGCATGGGCCGCCTGTTCCAGATGGTCGAAGGCGTGTTTGGCGGATTCCGCATTAGGCCTTCCCGGGGGAAGCTCCACTCTCTTGCCGATGAGGCGGTATTCCGCATCTTCCGGGAGTTCTCCGGAGGCAAGCGCGGCGGAGATGACTTCCGGGCCTATGCCCGACTGGTCGCCCAGCGTGTATCCAATGACCGGTTTCATAGTGCGGCAACAGGAGGGATTACAATTCCGCGGGTTCCGGCATTCCGGCAGGGGAAGCGGGAATTTCTTCCGCGGGGGAAACAGGAGTTTTTTCTGCCGGAACAGCCTGCAGGGCTGCCGCCCGTTTTTCCATGTTGATGACCTGTGTCGTTTTTTCCGGTTCGTCGGGGTTGCGGAGTTCGAATTCCAGGTGGGAGTTGGTGGACCAATGGTAATAAATGGTGGCGCCGAGGGCTGCCAGCACCAGAATCAGGAGAATGGAACCGAAGAAGGAGCGCATGCCTCTACTGTGTCCCGGAGGAGGGGGGAATTCAAGAAATTATCAAGACCGCCTGCGTGGGCGGGCAAACGCCGTTAACTGCCGTGTATCTTCATTTCCTGGAAGAGGAAAGAAGGGTAAGTAAAAAGAGGCAGCTCGGCATGAGAAGATCCGGGACAGTTCAGGACAGGATTTTCATCGCGAGGAACAGGAGCATGAGCAGGATGGCAAAGCCGATGATTCTGCCCGCCATGCTGCCGTCTTTCCCGTCCTGGATGCACATGGGGCAGTTTTCCGGGCCGTTCATGCCGCTGCATCCCATGCCGCACGCGCCGCAGGGAAAATCCGCCTCCCGCTTCTGTACTCGGTCTTGGAGAAGGAGTTCCAGCTCGCGCACGGAAGGCTCCACACCGTAGACGACGATTTCCCCGTCAATGGCGAGTGCGGGAAGCGGCGTCCCAATTTGTTCCGGAACAGTCTCTTCAGCCTGCACCTCCGGATTGACGCCCAGATGGGCCAATGCCTGGAGGGTATTGGCACGCAGGGCGTTTCCTGGGTAGGCCCGGCTGTAAAAAAGCTGAATCCTGGTCATGGAACTGGGTATGTCAGGAACGCTTCCGTTTGGGAAGACTCTTCTTCCAACAAATAGGACGGGGCTCCAAAGGTCAATGCGTTTTTCCGTGTCATGACATATAAGTGTTGTACGGAAAACATTTTAGACTTTTCAAATGAGGAGGGAACGGGCACTATCCCGCCGGTCCCGCCATGAAAAAGCTATCTCTATTCCTTTTGACCCTGGCCTGTGTATTCCAGTTTTCCGCCCAGGCACAGCAACGGCCCAGTTACATTGCCATTGAGGCCAATTCCGGCAAGCTTCTTTTCAGTTCCAACGCAGAAGAAAAAAGGCCCGTGGCCAGTCTTTCCCAGGTAGCCACCGCCATGGTGGCTTTGGACTGGGTGGCCCGCACGCGGTTGCCGCTGGACACTTTCATTGCCGTGCCCCAGGAAGCGTTCGGCCTCCGTGCGGGCAATCCCATGGATCTCCAGCCGGGAGACCGCCTGACGCTCCGGGACGCTTTGTATTCCACCCTGCTGGGTTCGGACAATGTTTCCGCCCTGACTGTTGCCTCCTTTGTGGGGCGTGACCTGGTGTCCCGCCGGGGCGGCGGCGCCCCCATTGCCGCTTTTGTGGCGGAAATGAACAATTTGGCCCGTTCCCTGAGGATGGCCAAAACGCGCTTTACCGCTCCCCACGGGCTGGACGCCGGCAACTCCGTTTCCACTTCCTGCGCGCTGGATATGGCCTTGTTGGGCGTTTACAGCATGCAAAATCCGGCTTTTTGCTACATTGTTTCCCAGGCGAGCCGGCGCATTGAAGTGCAGTCCCAGACCAAGGGCAGGACGATGTACGATATTTCCAACAACAACAGGCTCATGAGCGCTTCCGGCGTGGACGGCATCAAGGCGGGCACTTCCCGCGCCGCCGGCCCCTGCCTGCTGCTCAGCGTGACGCGCAACGCTATTTCCCGCCGGAGCCCCCAAACGGGGACGGAGGTGATTTATCCGCAGCGCATGATTATTGCGGTGCTTGGTTCTGCGAGCCGCTATTCCCTCGCCAGGGAGATGATGAACACCGGCTGGCGCGTTTGGGAAAACTGGCAGGCTTCCGGCATGGATATGAAGGACCCCAAGGAATTTG encodes the following:
- a CDS encoding EpsI family protein, encoding MNIKTLKILIIPFLLSVMLGGTYLMPRRGEVQDSSISMDLPTGMNPYGWHGTRRQESEQERGILAPDTEFSKADYVQELPISLDATETVPVLCRVSIVKSGHDLNNSIHRPERCLPAQGHFNLTGTTVDVPVEGRGTIRMTKLKSQQNIAPDHPQPVILDSMHYYVFIGHRHMTEDHLIRTLMDMKDRVLHGMDQRWCYFQISTTYGDKIRVPEEKAREQTERLISQLLSQLVKWDELNR
- a CDS encoding D-alanyl-D-alanine carboxypeptidase family protein; translation: MKKLSLFLLTLACVFQFSAQAQQRPSYIAIEANSGKLLFSSNAEEKRPVASLSQVATAMVALDWVARTRLPLDTFIAVPQEAFGLRAGNPMDLQPGDRLTLRDALYSTLLGSDNVSALTVASFVGRDLVSRRGGGAPIAAFVAEMNNLARSLRMAKTRFTAPHGLDAGNSVSTSCALDMALLGVYSMQNPAFCYIVSQASRRIEVQSQTKGRTMYDISNNNRLMSASGVDGIKAGTSRAAGPCLLLSVTRNAISRRSPQTGTEVIYPQRMIIAVLGSASRYSLAREMMNTGWRVWENWQASGMDMKDPKEFVQLPVKSAPQRR
- the hisH gene encoding imidazole glycerol phosphate synthase subunit HisH gives rise to the protein MKLGVIDYGAGNLRSVLNTFEAAGVTGHLVRTPEDAAGVTHLVLPGVGAFGDCAEKLRRQNLVPLVRAWIERDRPFLGICVGYQVLFESGEESGQVPGLGILKGRVVRFSESELKVPHMGWNSVALTDPADPIWKGMGKEPYFYFVHSYYPQPEDESLIAAFCTYGVRFAAAVRHGNLVATQFHPEKSQKLGVKLLKNFISL
- the hisB gene encoding imidazoleglycerol-phosphate dehydratase HisB: MRNASCKRVTGETDISMELNLDGTGCAAVATGHAFFDHMLDLLARHSLMDLTLQARGDLEVDAHHTVEDVGIVLGECIKNALGDKKGIVRYGCSYLPMDETLTRVVMDLSNRPYVAFRIPEGGLPDAPNFPLTLCEEFCRALANNLRCNLHVEVLYGRDGHHIAESVFKGIAHALRQAAAIDPRAAGTLPSTKGML
- a CDS encoding exosortase/archaeosortase family protein gives rise to the protein MMDSPVPDGKERFLTAPMIAALAVSTLLLALNYLAFPEFGSFGNENSIQWLISSWNKQTDYEHGWLVVPIIIFMLYHARKIIAQAPRRMDWRGLILFIPAIMLLMLSFRVGQPRVAVGALPLILLGGAWYLAGPQTARLCAFPLLFFWLCIPLPSFQQATVGLQIIATELGHWGASIFGVDTYLQGTNIRSTGGHWDAFNIAGGCSGMRSLMALLMLSAAWAYLSDLKFWKKCVLFLSAIPLAVIGNGVRITSIVVMAEYGNPEFASKTWHDWSGLLFFFPISLFGLAAVHSLLAGELIWKPSQRKKLVVKMNKSH
- the rpsF gene encoding 30S ribosomal protein S6: MRNYEALIVFNMKGTETPVEELISTVAAAMKEEGADITATENAGRREFAYESNHLSAGQYVTYTFSAEPSAIRPIRERLRLNPQIHLQYYKVLG
- the pdxA gene encoding 4-hydroxythreonine-4-phosphate dehydrogenase PdxA, which produces MKPVIGYTLGDQSGIGPEVISAALASGELPEDAEYRLIGKRVELPPGRPNAESAKHAFDHLEQAAHALREGTVDAVVTAPVCKETLHEAGFRWPGQTEFFAERLKTDNYAMCLTGKRLTVGLATIHTSLQSVPSLLETEELVRIGTLLKDFCIRKGIMRPRIALAALNPHAGEHGAFGDEDGNIIAPAVERLRAIHPDAAFDGPSVPDCVYRDAVEGNYDAVLAPYHDQGLIPLKLVDFHTAVNVTLGLPRPRLSPDHGTAFNLAGTGKANPSSTIHAFQLAVQMARRR
- a CDS encoding ribose-phosphate diphosphokinase; this translates as MKIISGTAHRELAERIAQSVGIQLTNVTVNTFPDGESFVKINENIRGKDVFLIQPTCPPTNHNIMELCVMVDAARRASAGRITAVVPFFGYARQDRKDQPRVPITAKLVANLLTAAGVDRVLTMDLHAAQIQGFFDIPVDHLYAAPVLIRHLREHYVKDLKKLVVVSPDVGGVKMARAYSDALGAELAIVAKHRVNATHVEAMNVIGDVEGRDAVLIDDMTETAGTLCAAANILKERGAQRVFACVSHGVLGDMARERISGSCIERVLTSDTVPMAYGPKVDCVSVGDLLGHAVQRIHDGESVSSLFDI
- a CDS encoding 50S ribosomal protein L25; this translates as MATSHSLKAETRACGSGNLKQLRSQGLVPGVVYGPGFDNVNIQVDAREFARMLASAVSEHILVALDINGKIVKVLLKEVQHNPITNACLHVDFQAVTDTTVIHSIVPVILEGDSAGVALGGVLDQTIHELAIICQVKDLPEAITADISGLKLGESLRITDLKLPSGVTTELAGDVIVAIVEAPRVSGEEAAPAAEEAVAEK